The sequence below is a genomic window from Rhinopithecus roxellana isolate Shanxi Qingling chromosome 19, ASM756505v1, whole genome shotgun sequence.
GGGACCTATATCATAACTTCTGCACTGGAGGACTCTGCCTGACCAGTGGGGCAGCCTGCACAGCCACACATCAGCCTGCATGTTCCCTCTCCACAATGTAGCTTCCCTCGGGCTCATGGCAGCTCTACATATTGCTTTgctggtgtgtgtctgtgcaggTGGGTTTTGCTTTCTTTGCCTGTCAGCACACTAGTGTGTGTGCACCTCACACTGCCAATGCTGTGGCGGGAGTGCAGTCCATCCCCCTTCCCCTTGCCATCTGCCATTGCAGACAGAACCTTATCAGGCACAGAACCAGCCACCTCTGCCCTTGCTGGCACCGTGCCCTTGCGCTAGCACTGCCATGGGAGTGAAACTAGGTGCAGAGACAGTAGATCCTCCCCTGCCCTGAGCAACCACTTCTACTTGTGGGGCACAGAGACCTGCACCTGGCAGTACCCCACCCTGAGGCCAATACCAACACCAGCACGACCACACACACAGTTGCCAGCAgggctccctccccacccctcagcTGCATTGCCTCTGCCCCTGTGGTGAACCCCCATGGGGGGGCAGGCACCCCAGCATCCACTAACACCCTGTCATAGCTAACAAGCATGCACCTCACCATGCTGTCACTACCGCTGCTGCTGGCACGTGAGAAAGAAGATGGATCCTGCTGTCACCGCACTAAAAAATGCTTTAGATCACACCATCCATTGAAGTGTAGTGACCAGAGATCTGGGAACACCTTGGTCCACCCCGTGCAGTAGATTCCTAACCTCAATACCCAGAGAACAAAGTCAGGCTCATTACAAGTCCTCCAGAGTTAGAGCATGCAGTTCAGGAGTTAGGAGTGAGCCCtggccccctaaaatcttccagaaacaaagccagttgGCTGAATCCACCTTATCCCACAATCCaaccctcaaggtcatcaaataagaataaaggaaaaaaaaaaaaaaagcccacccaaaggtcagcaacctcaaagactgAACAtggataagcccacaaagatgagaaagaacaagTGCAAGAACCctgacaactcaaaaagccagagcgTCTTCTTTCCTCTAAAAGACCACACcatctctccagcaagggttctgaaccaggctgaaatgacagaaatagaattcagaatgtaGATAGGAATAAAGATCACTGAGCTACAGGATTACATTGAAATCCAAtccaaagaagctaagaatcatgataaaacaatgcaggagccgaaagacaaaatagccagtatagaaaagaatgtaaccaacctgatagagctgaaaaacacactacaagaatttcatagtggaatcacaagtattaatatcAGAATAGACCTAGCAGacaaaagaatctcagagcttcaAGACtgactttctgaaataagacaaccagacaagaatagagaaaaaagaatgaaaaggaacaagcaAAACCCCTGAGAAacatgagattatgtaaagagaccaaatctgtGACCATGGGTATCCCTGAAGGagacaaggagaatggaaccaacttggaaaacatatttcaggatattatgcacgagaacttccccaacttagctagagaggccaacattaaaattcaggaaatgcagagaaccccagtaagatacgtCACAAGAAGACCATTCCCAGGACACagaatcatcagattctccaaggtggaaataaaagaaaaaatgttgaagacagctggagagaaaggtcagttcacctacaaagggaagcccatcagactgacagcagacctctcagcagaaatcctacaaacaagaaaagattgggagccaatattcaacattcttaaaagaaattccaacccagaatttcgtatctgggcaaactaagcttcataagcaaaggaaaattaagatcattttcagacaagcaaatgctaagggaattcatcaccaccaggcctgccttgcaagagctcctgaagaaagcactaaatatggaaaggaaaaatcattaccagccactacaaaaacaaactgaaatacaCAGACCAGTAACACTACTATAAAGCAatcacacaaacaagtctgcaaatTAATCAGCCAACATTATGATGACAGAACCAAATCCGtacatatcaatactaactttgaatgtaaatgggctaaatgccccaactaaaaggcacagagtggcaaactagataaagaaccaagacccatgGGTATGCTACCTTCAAGAGACCGATCTGACATGCAAtaacacccataggctcaaaagaaacagatggagaaaaatcaaccaaggaaatggaaaacagaaaaaagcagaggttgcaatcctagttttagacaaaacagactttaaatcaacaaagattaagaaagacaaagaaggacattacataatggtaaagggttcaattcaacaaaaggacctaacaattctaaatatatatgcaaccaacacAGGAGCACCTCAATTCTGAAAACAGTTCTTAGTTACCTTCAAAGAGATgtggactcccacacaataatagtgggagactttaacaccccactgacaatattagacagatcatcgagacagaaaattagcaaagatattcaggacctgaactcagtaCTGGATCAAACAAACCTGATAgatatctgcagaactctccactgAAATAacagtagaatacacattcttctcactGCCACATGACACATACTGTAAAATTGTTCacataatcagaaataaaatattcctcagcaaatgcaaaagaacttgaaatcataacaaacaatctctcagaccatggcacaatcaaattagaaatcaagacaaGGAAATTCACTGAAAactatacaattacatggaaatggaataacgtactcctgaatgacttttgagtaaataatgaaattaaggcaaaaatcgtGAAGTTCTTTGAAgtgaatgagaacaaagatacaacacatcagaatctctggaataCTGctaaggcagtgctaagagggaaatttatagcagtaaatgcccataTCAAGGAGTTAGAAAAATCTCATTTGAACAACCTAATATTACAACTGAAAGAACGAGAGAAGCAAGAACacatctggctgggcgcagtgactcatgcctgtaatcccagcactttgggaggccgaggcaggtggatcatgaggtcaggagatcgagaccatcctggctaacatggtgaaaccccgtctctactaaaaatacagaaaattagctgggcatggtggcaggtgcctgtagtcctagctacttgggaggctgaggcaggagaacagcgtgaacctgggaggcagagcttgcagtgagccgagatgcaccactgcactccggtcttgctctgtctcaagaaaagaacacatcaaccccaaagctaacagaagacaagaaataaccaaaaccagagctgaactgaaggagattcaaacacacacacacacacacacacacacacacacacacacacacacacaattaaaaaaatcagttaatccaggagctggattttgAAAAAAGTTAATAAAGACTGCTTgctagacaaagaagaaaagagaggagatcCAAAAgaacacaatcagaaacaacaagGGGGATATTGccattgaccccacagaaatacaaacaactatcagagaatattttgaacacctctatgcacataaatgagaagatctagaagaaatgaataaattcctgaaacatatacaccctcccaagactgaatcaggaagaaattgaatccctgaacagaccaacgaCAAGCTCTGAAATTAAGTGAGTAATAAATAGGCTcctaaccaaaaaaagcccaggaccagatgaattcacagctgaattctctACATTCTCAggtgtacaaagaagagctggtatcacTCCtgctaaaactattccaaaaaattgaggaagagggactcctccctaactcattatatgaggccaacatcatcctcataccaaaacctggcagagacacaacaaaaaaagaaaaagtcaggcCAATAACCTTGAAcaccaatgcaaaaatcctcaacaaaacactggcaaatcaaatccagaagcacatcaaaaagcttatccagtatgatcaagtagactttatccctggaatgcaaggttggttcagcaTACTCAAATCCATGAATGTGATTCATCtcataaacagaactgaagacaaaaactgcatgattatctcaatagatgcagaaaaagctttggataaaattcaacattccttcatgttaaaaactctcaataaactaggtattgaaggaacataccttaaaataataagagccatctatgacagacccacagccaacatcatattgaatagtcaaaagctgaaagcatttgtcttgaaaactgacacaagacaaggatgccatctctcaccacgcctattcaacatactattggaagtactggccagagcaatcaggaaagagaaagaaataaaatgcatccaaataagaagaaaggaagtcaaactatccctttttgcagatgacatgattctatatctagaaaacctcatagtctcagcccaaaagcttcttcagttgataaacaacttcagcaaaggctcaggatatgaaatcaatgtgcaaaaatcattagCACTTTGATACACTAACAGTAGTCAAACTGAAAgcaaaatcaggaatgcaatcccatttacaattgccacacacacagaaatatctaggaatagagctaaccagggaggtgaaagatctctataaggataactataaaacactgctcaaagaaatcagagatgacacaaacaaatggaaaaacattccatacttataaataggaagaataaatatcattaaaatggccatactgctcaaagcaatttatagactcaatgctattcctattaagctaccaatgacatttttcacagaactagaaaaaactattttataattcatatggaaccaaacaagagcccCAATAGCCAAAAGAtctaatcctaagcaaaaagaacaaagctggaggcatcatgctacctgatttcaaactaaattacggggctatagtaaccaaaacagcatggtactggatcAAGAACAGAAACAtatatcaatggaacagaatagagaactcagaaataaggctgcacacctacaactatcagATCTTCTACAgagctgacaaaaaaaaaaaaaagcaatggggaaaggctttcctattcaataaatggtgctgggataactggctagccatatgcagaagattgaaactggacccattccttatgccatatgcaaaaatcgactcaaaatgaattaaagacttaaatataaaacctgagaccataaaaaccctggaaaacaACCTAGACAAAACCATTCCAGACATAggaatgggaaaatatttcataatgaagatgccaaaagcaattgcaatgaaagcaaaagttgacaaatgggatctaattaaactaaagagcttctgcacagcaaaaggaactatcaatGTAATGAAGAGagaacctacaaaatgggagaactTTTTGTAAACTctacatctgacaaagatctaatatccagaatccataaggaacttaagtagatttacaagtaaaaaaaacaaccctattaaaaagtgggcaaagaacacgaatgaacactgcaaaaaaaaaaaaaaaagacatacgtgcagccaacaggcatatgaagaaaagcttatatcactgatcattagagaaatgcaaatcaaaaccacaatgagatactctcactccagtcagaatggctatcattaaaaagtcaaaaaataacagatgctggtgaggttgtagagtaaaaggaatgcttataccctcttggtgggagcataaattagttcaaccattgtggaagacagcgtggcaattccttaaaggcctaaaaacagaaatattcaaCTTAGCGgtcccattacagggtatatacccaatgtAATATAAGtagttctatcataaagacacatgcacccttatgttcattgcaacactattcacaaaagcaaagacatgctATGAACCTAAATGCTCAACAAcggtagaatggataaagaaaatagggtacacatacaccatggaatactatgcagccataaaaagaatgagatcatatccttctcaggaacatggatggagcttggaggccactatccttagcaaactaactcaggaacagaaaaccaaatactgcatgttctcacttgtaagtgggagctaaatgatgagaacacaaggacacatagaggggaacaacgcTCACCGGAGCCTGTCAGAGGGTGAaggttgggaggagggggaggatcaagaaaaataactaatgggtactgggcttaatacctgagtgacaaaataatctgtacaacaaaccaccatgatacaaatttacctacataacaaacctgcacatgtactcctgagcttaaaataaaagttaaaaaaaagagaatgccCTGTAAGGTAAATGAAATACCAAATATTGAACATGTTGATTATCATTTGTTAATCAGTGCTGATGAGCAATTATTGAGATATTTGGTtgatataaaatgagaatatggATTCATTTTTATCCCTCAAtttgtctgtaaaatagggatgatagCTCAAAGAATGactttaaggattaaatgaattgtCTTATGTAATGTGGATAGAGCACTTACTAGCACCttttaagtactcaataaatggcacctacttaaataaataaaagtaaaagtaatgaaaaaagaaattaaaaattcaaattaaaatactGCAATTTCTCAACCTTCAGGTTATAAAAATcgagaaaaaatttttaataacaacCGTTGATGGGAGGGATGTGGGTAAACAAACACTATCGTAACATAGCAAATCTATAAATTGgcccaaaagttttaaaaattaagacatgtatatgtttgtgcatgtgtatcttaaaatttatatttgtttgcgTTTCCTTTAATCTGATAAAGTTATTCGTGGGAATTAATCCTgggaaaataattacataaattttgaaaaatacccCTGTAAGAATCTTCATCACAATATTATTTGTTATTGCAAAACAattagaaacaacccaagtgaTATCGGTGGagttttgattaaataaattatagtttataTGTTTAATGATAGACTGTGTCATCATTAAAAGAGATAACGCAAAATTGTAGTATTTGTCATATAAAAGATTATACTGTATAACATTTAGGAAAAACATAAAGCAGACCACAGAACAGTATGTTTCTACTGATGTGAAATAGGCATATCATATATACAGGAAATCTGTGGGGGAATAAAcaccaaattctttttttctttctttattttaatttaattgtatttatttatttatttttgagatggagtttcactcttgtctcccaggctggagtgcagtggcgccatctcaactcactgcagcctccgcctcccaggttcaagtgatcctcctgcctcagcctcctgagtagctgggattacaggtgcccaccaccacgcccggctaatttttgtatttttagtagagacagggtttcactatgttggccaggctggtctcgaactcctgagctcaagtgatctgcccgcctcggcctcccaaagtgctgggattacaggcatgagccaccgcgcccgctcACTAAATTCTTAAGAGGAGTTAACTCTGATGAGGTTTTCGGTGAGGTTTATTTCCCACTTGACAGTATAATACTGTCTGAATGTTTCCACTGTCAGGTATAATATTTctgaagcattttaaaataagtatatttacattCAAGAGCACAATGAGAGAAATTCCCAAGGGAAATACACCTTTCTCACTTGTTCAGGAAACCCTTAGTGTTGGAGGACAGTTGGAATGCAGGAAAGGATGAATGTCCAGCAGAAGGTGCCAGGACCTGGGATCTTTGGGGGTCAGAGACAAATGTGAGATGCTCACGGGGTAGATGGAGGGGTGGAAATGGTGGTGGTAATGCTCtcaaaatgttttgtgatgtgttcagACCCAGGGAGAAGTTCATTCAGACTGTTATGATCAGAGATCGTTAAATGTGAAGAACTGTGGATAGAAAGCCTTGTCCCAGTCCTTTATGGTACAGGTGGACACCAGCCCAACCATGGTAAGGAAATTTCTAAGATGACAGAGCAGTGGATGAGTAGGAATGATGTGATTACAACCTGTGTCCCTGATTTTCATTCACAAGAACTTTGCCCTTAAGGGAAGCTCAAGTTCTTTAACCTTAAAATATCTTGACAACCAAGAGCATCAGCAAAGAGACACACTTCTCTCTTCCCATTCTCTCATTGCGCCATCTCCTTCATtacttccatccttccttctcaCCACTTTTGCTCATCATCCTGTCCCATCCCTCTCAATatactcatttcattttcattgctccACTCCAATCCTTTCCTATCTCCCACTCTCATatattttcttcacatccttatcTCAGCCCATCCTTCCAGTCAGCCCCAAGAGGAAATAACAGAGAAGCCAAGGTTCAGGTGCACCCATGTACAGTTTTAGGGATGACACAGCAAAAGGACAGTAGAGTTGCTAGGACATGGTAAACAGTCTTCCCAGGAAGGCTGGAGAGAATCAGGAATTAGTGGGCTGAAGCCTGGATAGACATCAAGATGAGGAAGTGCTCTGGGTTGCAGTGCTATTGATGTGTTTATAATATAAAGTTAGAAAGAGGTATCAATCCCAGGGACTGCATTTGTGGATGTGTATTTTCAGGCTAGAAGGTTTGGGATAGAAAAGTAAGGCTTTGGAGGAGAATGTTGTATTGGGTATTCTACAACAAAATTCCAAGGGCCTGGTTGGAACATAAATGCTTACTCTTTCAAAAAGTATCATATGTGTCAGGAAGATGACTTACCAGATAAGAGAGAAAGATACCACAGGGGATGGAAATAGAACATTCCTTTTTTGATCTTAAGGTCTATCATGTACGTATGAACCTAGTTTTTATTTAGTAGCTCTTTCCTTCTCTAGACCCCACCTGTTGCCTGATCATCCTATGGGATTCTCGTGTGGTACTAAAGAGAGGGAACTGATTTTATGGGAGGCGAAAGGTGAACAGCAGAATGAAATGATTCCTGGCACTGGGCCCATGGTTCAAAATACCTTTCCACACTCTGATCTGGAGGGAGTCGCACATCCCTCCGGAAGGAAACTTTGCAGTGATATTCTTGGTTACCTAGGCTGGGGTTAAGTGGCCCTTTCCTGTAGGACATTGCTGCCCAGGCACAAAGTGCTGCCAAGGTTTCAACTCTACTGAGAAAGTGGGCACAGCCCAAAACAAGTTAGAAACTTGCCCAAGAGTCTTGGTTGGCAGAAGTTAACTTCACGTCTTCCTGTCTTACTAGCTTTTTTCTATAGAGTGTATCACCATGTGGTATACTATATatgatgcttatttatttatttagcctaCCTTTATAGCATGTGATTTGCTTGAGTGCAGAGACTTTTGTCCATTTTGCTCCCCAGTGCCCTAGAGGATTGTCTGGATCATAGaagtaatttaataaatatttgtcgaatgaataaatgaatgaattatatagGGTTTCCTTGTAGGCCAAACACATAACACCACTCCTCAGGCATCAAGAGATAGAAATAATGGTTATAAACAAGGTTCGTTAGTTACTGTCTTCTTGGGAAATTTTCCTCAGTCCAGAAAAGGCAGGAAAGGAGGTCATCTCTTAGGTCAGTGATCGCTTCCCCACAAGTAACTGACACAGAGCACCCTGAACATCAGTATTTCTGAGGCTGTAGATAAGTGGGTTCAGCATGGGGTTGATCACAGTCATGAAAACTCCAACCCCCTTATCCTTGTCTGAAGATTCCACTGAACCCAGCCTCATGTAGCTGAAGACACCTGTCCCATAGAAGATGCCCACCACAGTGAGGTGGGAGCCACATGTGGAGAAGGCCTTCTTTCTGCCCTCAGCAGAGCGGATTTGCAGCACAGCAGCTACCACATGGGCATAGGACACGCTGATGAGGACCAAGGGCACCACAGCCATGAAGGCTGCTGCTACAAAGAGCAGCAGCTCATTGAGTTGGGTGCTGGAGCAGGAGAGCTGGAAGAGCTGTGGAAGGTCACAGTAGAAGTGATTGATGACATTGGGGCCACAGAAGTTGAGGGTAGTTAAGGCAATAGTGTGGGTCAGTGCGTTGGTGAAGGCACAAGTCCAGGACACAGCCACCAGCATCCTCTGGACTGTCTGACTCATGCAGGTGCTGTAGGTGAGGGGCCGGCAGATGGCCAGGAATCGGTCATAGGCCATGGCGGTCAGCAGGAAGCAGTCCACCCCAGCCAGAAGGTGGAAGAAgaagagctgggagaggcaggcatCATAGGAAATTGTGCACTTGTGGGACAAGAGACGACCCAACACTGCAGGAACAGTGACAGTGATACATCCGACATCCAGCACTGATAGGTTCCCCAGGAAGAAGTACATGGGGGTGTGGAGTTTGGGCTCCACCAAGACAGCTGCCAGGATGCTGAGGTTGCCCCCAATTGTGACCAGATAGGCAAAGAGGAAGAGCACAAAGACCACAGACTGCATCTCTTCTGTTTGCACCAGGCCCGGCAGAATGAACTCAGCAACAGCGGTCCTGTTGGTCCCAGCTTCTGGCTCCATGAGTTCCTATAAGGATATGTCCCAGCAGGGGAGGTATCAGTTCACTCAGttcacattaacattttaaaccGTTTGTGTTCAAAGCCCCATGGCAAGTCCCCAGGCCGTCCCTCACTCGACCTCCTCCATCACCTCAATGCCTTCACCTTGCTTGTGGTTGAGATGCCCAGGGCCACCACCACCTTGTCCCTCTCATCCTCTGCTAGCTGAAAAGCTCAGAATATGTGGGAAAATAAACTAAGATAAAAGATCTAATTTACAACATGAGGATTATAGTTAATAAAGTGTATTGTATTCAAGATTTTTGCTAAATGAGTAGATTATAGCTGCTTTTGCCAGAGAGGGGAAAATGGGTAACTGTGTGACATGATGGATACGTGAATTTGTTTCACTATACTAATCATTTTACTGTCTACATGTATCTCATAACTTCATGTGGTGAACCTTAAATATAggcaataaattttttttttaaaaaaaaggcaagagaCTTCCTTTTTGAATATAGTGAGATTGAGATAGAATTTtcgccggacgcggtggctcatgcctgtaatcccagcactttgggaggccgaggcgggcggatcacgaggtcaggagattgagaccatcctggctaacacagtgaaaccccgtctctactaaaaatacaaaaaaattagccaggcatggtggcgggcgcctgtagtcccagctactcgggaggctgaggcaggagaatcgcgtgaaccttggaggcggagcttgcagtgagccaagattgcaccactgcactccagcctgggtgacagagagagactccgtctcaaaaaaaaaagaagaaaaaaagaattttcccatttttctctgaGAGATCAACCCAAACTAATAAGcacattacattttaataatttatttttaattgatgaataataattgtgtatatttatggggtacagtgtgctATTGATCGGTATATGCTTTGTAAAACAATtaaatcaaggtaattaacatAGCCATCCCATCACCAactcatttttgtggtgagaatgttAAAATATATCCTTTCATACAAACTggatgacattatgctaagtgaaataaactagacacagaaagacaaatactttacaattttacttatatgtggaatctaaaaaatcaGTGTCATAGAATCAGAGACCAATAAGCAgacttcaaaatagaaaaatttatgaGATTTtcagagaaactagaaaatat
It includes:
- the LOC104677242 gene encoding olfactory receptor 3A2; the protein is MEPEAGTNRTAVAEFILPGLVQTEEMQSVVFVLFLFAYLVTIGGNLSILAAVLVEPKLHTPMYFFLGNLSVLDVGCITVTVPAVLGRLLSHKCTISYDACLSQLFFFHLLAGVDCFLLTAMAYDRFLAICRPLTYSTCMSQTVQRMLVAVSWTCAFTNALTHTIALTTLNFCGPNVINHFYCDLPQLFQLSCSSTQLNELLLFVAAAFMAVVPLVLISVSYAHVVAAVLQIRSAEGRKKAFSTCGSHLTVVGIFYGTGVFSYMRLGSVESSDKDKGVGVFMTVINPMLNPLIYSLRNTDVQGALCQLLVGKRSLT